One stretch of Fictibacillus sp. b24 DNA includes these proteins:
- a CDS encoding immune inhibitor A domain-containing protein has product MGKGKKVWGKAVLATSLSLGLASSSLFAGSVDAKVQTALDEVVKGKHSHSHSSLDLAIVNEDKLLESLIKRGVISKDASAKQKEAALHNYLEVKGKSEEAKGHDPLAAKAKASAAEKEQRFKEFNNGLLKGDGNKYGHLKGNPAPVEETAHTGDVRKDKVLVLAVEYSNFAHNNIKPGETDNYYPDYPLSHYEDMIFGDNGVKGPNGETLVSMKQFYEQQSGGTYSVQGEAFGWLKVPGTAAYYGADRATGGHDNVTPGGSKQLVVDTYAAAKAAGVPLEDYDLEDPHDLNGNGNVREPDGLVDHLMIIHAGMGQEAGGGSLGDNAIWSHRSAKFFDPDGLGKGLPGFYDYTMMPEDGATGVFAHEYGHDLGYPDEYDTKYSGTGEAVAYWSIMASGSWAGKIPGTEPTGFSPLAKSFLQSTLGGNWTTPTAVNWEDVSSKGTQFLLDQANSPNGKNEQAIKVNLPQKKTFVNAPASGSYEYWGGQADEIDTNMVADVDLTGKNSATLTFDAWYDIEEQWDFAFVQVSTDNGSTWKSLGNGNTRSDVVAEGYPTILNSMPGFTGNSNGWQPQSFDLSEYKGQKIKLRLRYATDWGTSNIGFYADNIKVVADGTTLFEDNAEATTSKFDLKGGFTKSDGYKYGDHYYLLEWRNHKGVDLGLKNIKRGQTLMSYDGGLVVWYVDPSYTDNWTGEHPGEGFVGVVDAHVNTDLTWSTGVQASTRFHVADAAFGLDKTSGLNINYPGVQTLTLPSQPGVSLFDDSKSYMNKYMPHAGRKIENYGLKIRVNGQAKDKSVGSVVIYK; this is encoded by the coding sequence ATGGGGAAAGGGAAAAAAGTTTGGGGTAAAGCGGTACTTGCTACAAGTCTATCACTTGGACTAGCTTCATCTTCTTTATTCGCTGGTTCAGTTGATGCGAAAGTACAAACCGCTTTGGATGAAGTGGTGAAGGGGAAACACAGTCATTCGCATTCTAGTTTGGATTTAGCAATTGTGAATGAAGATAAATTACTAGAATCACTCATTAAGCGCGGGGTGATTTCAAAGGATGCTTCTGCGAAACAAAAAGAAGCAGCACTTCACAATTATTTAGAAGTAAAGGGCAAGAGTGAAGAAGCTAAAGGCCATGATCCGCTAGCTGCTAAGGCAAAAGCTTCTGCAGCTGAAAAAGAGCAGAGATTCAAGGAATTTAATAACGGTCTATTAAAGGGCGATGGAAATAAATACGGTCACCTTAAAGGAAATCCAGCGCCGGTTGAGGAGACAGCTCACACTGGTGATGTACGAAAAGATAAGGTTCTCGTACTTGCTGTAGAGTATTCTAATTTTGCACATAACAACATCAAGCCTGGTGAAACAGACAACTATTATCCAGATTATCCTCTATCACATTATGAAGATATGATTTTCGGCGACAATGGTGTTAAAGGGCCAAACGGTGAAACGCTAGTTTCCATGAAACAATTTTATGAACAGCAATCAGGCGGTACTTACTCTGTTCAAGGTGAAGCGTTTGGTTGGTTAAAGGTTCCTGGTACGGCAGCTTATTATGGTGCTGATCGCGCAACGGGAGGTCATGATAACGTAACACCTGGAGGGTCTAAACAGTTAGTTGTGGATACGTATGCAGCAGCTAAAGCAGCTGGAGTACCGCTAGAAGACTATGATTTAGAAGATCCGCATGATTTGAATGGAAATGGAAATGTTCGTGAGCCAGATGGCTTAGTAGATCACTTGATGATCATCCACGCTGGTATGGGACAAGAAGCAGGTGGCGGTTCTTTAGGAGATAACGCTATTTGGTCACATCGTTCGGCAAAGTTTTTTGACCCTGACGGTCTTGGTAAAGGCCTTCCTGGTTTCTATGACTATACGATGATGCCAGAAGATGGAGCTACAGGCGTTTTCGCTCACGAATACGGACATGACCTAGGTTATCCTGATGAGTATGACACGAAGTACTCCGGTACAGGTGAAGCGGTTGCTTATTGGTCTATCATGGCGAGTGGTTCTTGGGCTGGAAAGATTCCAGGTACAGAACCGACTGGGTTCTCTCCACTAGCTAAATCTTTCTTGCAATCTACATTAGGTGGTAACTGGACAACGCCAACAGCAGTTAATTGGGAAGATGTGTCTTCAAAAGGAACACAGTTTTTACTTGATCAAGCTAACTCACCGAATGGAAAGAATGAGCAAGCAATAAAAGTAAATCTTCCACAAAAGAAAACATTTGTAAACGCTCCTGCTTCAGGATCTTATGAATATTGGGGTGGACAAGCAGACGAAATCGATACAAATATGGTGGCTGATGTTGACTTAACAGGGAAAAACTCTGCTACTCTAACATTTGATGCATGGTATGACATTGAAGAACAATGGGATTTTGCATTTGTTCAAGTTTCTACCGATAACGGTTCTACTTGGAAGTCGCTTGGAAACGGTAATACTCGTTCAGATGTTGTAGCTGAAGGATATCCAACAATCCTAAACTCTATGCCTGGATTCACAGGTAACTCAAATGGATGGCAACCACAATCATTTGATCTTTCTGAGTATAAAGGACAAAAGATCAAGCTGCGTTTACGCTATGCTACTGACTGGGGAACTTCAAACATTGGATTCTACGCTGACAACATAAAAGTTGTAGCGGATGGAACAACTCTTTTTGAAGATAATGCAGAAGCAACAACAAGTAAATTCGACCTAAAAGGAGGATTTACTAAGTCAGACGGTTACAAGTATGGAGACCATTACTACCTATTAGAGTGGAGAAACCATAAAGGTGTAGACCTTGGTCTTAAAAATATTAAACGTGGACAGACGCTTATGAGTTACGATGGAGGCTTAGTCGTATGGTATGTTGATCCATCTTACACGGACAACTGGACAGGCGAGCACCCAGGTGAAGGTTTTGTAGGTGTTGTAGATGCGCACGTTAATACAGATCTAACTTGGAGCACTGGTGTACAAGCAAGTACTCGTTTCCATGTGGCCGATGCAGCATTTGGATTAGATAAAACTTCTGGGTTAAATATTAATTATCCAGGAGTACAAACTTTAACTTTACCAAGTCAACCTGGCGTATCACTATTTGACGACAGCAAATCATATATGAACAAATATATGCCTCACGCTGGACGCAAAATTGAAAACTATGGTCTGAAAATCCGCGTTAACGGACAAGCGAAAGACAAATCCGTTGGATCTGTAGTAATCTACAAATAA
- the hprK gene encoding HPr(Ser) kinase/phosphatase has translation MAKVHIHELIKKFQLELVSGEEGIHRTIRTSDISRPGLEMAGYFTFYPGERLQLLGKTELSFISELDPQTRMERLTALCTDETPGIIVSRDIEVPKELLKASHKSGVPIMRSPVTTTRLSSRITNYLESRLAPTTAKHGVLVDIYGIGVLITGNSGVGKSETALELVKRGHRLVADDSVEIRQEDEDTLIGSAPELIQHLLEIRGLGIINVMTLFGAGAIRNYKKIAIVMNLEAWDSKKVYDRLGLEEETTKIIDTEIPILTIPVRPGRNLAVIIEVAAMNFRLKRMGMNAAQQFSDRLTDVIEAGDDDDL, from the coding sequence ATGGCGAAGGTACATATTCATGAATTAATTAAAAAATTTCAATTGGAGCTTGTTAGTGGTGAAGAAGGCATTCACCGCACGATTCGAACGAGCGATATCTCACGGCCAGGTCTTGAGATGGCTGGGTATTTTACTTTTTATCCGGGAGAGCGTCTTCAATTACTAGGTAAAACAGAATTGTCGTTTATTTCGGAGCTTGATCCTCAAACGCGTATGGAGCGGTTAACGGCGCTTTGTACGGATGAGACACCCGGAATTATCGTTTCACGCGATATTGAAGTTCCTAAAGAGCTGCTAAAAGCCTCTCACAAAAGCGGTGTGCCGATCATGCGTTCACCAGTAACGACGACACGTCTTTCTAGCCGTATCACGAATTATTTGGAGAGCCGTTTAGCCCCTACGACTGCCAAGCATGGCGTACTCGTAGATATTTACGGTATCGGTGTTTTGATTACAGGAAACTCAGGAGTTGGTAAGAGTGAAACTGCGCTTGAACTTGTAAAGCGCGGCCACAGACTCGTTGCAGATGATTCTGTCGAAATCAGACAAGAAGATGAAGATACGCTGATCGGAAGCGCGCCTGAACTCATTCAGCATCTACTCGAGATCCGTGGTCTTGGCATCATCAACGTGATGACACTTTTTGGGGCAGGAGCGATCCGCAATTACAAAAAGATCGCAATCGTTATGAATCTTGAAGCTTGGGATTCTAAAAAAGTGTATGACCGACTAGGATTGGAAGAAGAGACAACAAAGATCATTGACACAGAGATTCCGATTTTGACGATCCCTGTTCGTCCTGGACGAAACTTAGCGGTCATTATTGAAGTAGCTGCGATGAATTTCCGTTTAAAAAGAATGGGAATGAACGCTGCACAGCAATTTTCAGATCGTTTGACGGATGTAATTGAAGCTGGAGATGACGACGATCTATAG
- a CDS encoding nucleoside recognition domain-containing protein, producing METLKKGTLAGLKTTWTLGKIIFPVTLIITLLSHTPVLDWLISVLSPAMKWIGLPGEAAIPLVLGNFLNLYAGIGGILTLDSLTVQDVFILAVMLSFSHNLFIESGVAASVGIKLWVILLVRIGLALFSAFMINLLWDGGTEKAQYGFISKPEAAPNGWGEITLTALEKASLGILQLALIVIPLMIIMQYMKDKGWLNKFSNWMAPAMKLLGMKENTSMTMAAGLTIGLAYGAGVMMQAAKEDGVSKKDLYLAFIFLVSCHAVVEDTLVFVPLGIPVLPLLIIRVVTAIVLTVVVAYFWNRMERKNSLTREELQHETRHHTI from the coding sequence GTGGAAACGTTAAAAAAAGGCACACTTGCAGGCTTGAAAACCACTTGGACGCTAGGAAAGATCATCTTTCCTGTAACTTTAATCATCACGCTGCTCAGCCATACGCCTGTATTGGATTGGCTGATTTCCGTTCTTTCACCAGCAATGAAATGGATCGGTTTACCGGGTGAAGCGGCGATTCCGCTTGTACTTGGTAACTTCCTTAACCTTTATGCCGGAATAGGCGGTATTTTAACACTAGATTCGTTAACGGTTCAGGATGTATTTATTCTCGCTGTTATGCTTTCGTTTTCTCATAATCTGTTTATAGAGTCAGGTGTTGCGGCAAGCGTTGGGATCAAGCTATGGGTGATTTTACTTGTGCGTATTGGATTAGCGCTCTTCTCAGCTTTTATGATCAACCTATTATGGGATGGCGGAACGGAAAAAGCACAATACGGTTTTATTTCTAAGCCTGAAGCTGCACCAAACGGATGGGGAGAAATTACGCTCACCGCACTCGAAAAAGCATCTCTTGGCATTTTGCAGCTGGCACTTATCGTGATACCGCTCATGATTATCATGCAATATATGAAGGACAAAGGCTGGCTTAACAAGTTTTCAAACTGGATGGCTCCCGCTATGAAACTTTTAGGAATGAAAGAAAACACGTCCATGACGATGGCTGCTGGACTTACGATCGGTCTTGCTTATGGAGCAGGTGTTATGATGCAGGCAGCGAAGGAAGACGGCGTATCGAAGAAAGATCTGTATCTTGCTTTTATTTTTCTAGTAAGCTGTCATGCTGTTGTAGAAGATACGCTTGTTTTTGTTCCGCTCGGCATTCCGGTGCTTCCGCTCTTGATCATTAGAGTCGTAACCGCAATCGTACTTACGGTTGTCGTCGCTTATTTCTGGAACAGGATGGAGCGGAAAAATAGTTTAACTAGAGAGGAATTACAACATGAAACGCGACACCATACTATTTGA
- a CDS encoding cytoplasmic protein: MMQTKQYSLFLLKIQEADTVKKQCKMCGKVTVFTDTTIRRHNANGKNIYQFAIYKCPKNHSWNKKLDIYKSFTNHVDPATLIPSEFKPIAEGEKISLSLSDHASYEINITGADGSFRLDRTLADHIEGWSRTEIAQRIKSGTILLNNCLTKPSRKLAVHDKISITLKK; the protein is encoded by the coding sequence ATGATGCAAACTAAACAATACTCTTTATTCCTTCTTAAAATACAAGAAGCCGATACGGTAAAAAAGCAATGCAAAATGTGCGGAAAGGTGACTGTTTTTACAGATACGACGATTCGAAGACATAATGCAAACGGTAAAAACATTTATCAGTTTGCAATTTATAAGTGTCCGAAGAATCATTCGTGGAACAAAAAGCTCGATATTTATAAATCGTTTACCAATCATGTGGATCCAGCAACACTTATTCCTTCTGAGTTTAAACCGATAGCGGAAGGTGAAAAGATATCTCTTTCTCTTTCAGATCATGCATCATATGAAATTAACATTACAGGAGCTGATGGAAGCTTCCGATTAGACCGTACGCTTGCCGACCATATTGAAGGGTGGAGCCGCACAGAAATAGCTCAAAGAATTAAAAGCGGCACTATTCTTTTAAACAATTGTTTAACGAAACCGAGTCGAAAGCTAGCTGTTCATGATAAAATTTCAATAACGTTAAAAAAATAA
- the ppaX gene encoding pyrophosphatase PpaX produces the protein MKRDTILFDLDGTLINTNELIIASFLFTLDKHFPEQYNREHILPLMGMPLVETMEQFDKEKVQDLVQTYREHNISHHDELVTEFKGVFETVEELYKKGYKLGIVTTKMRNTVEMGLRLVGLDKFFQTVVTLDDVEKAKPDPEPIQKALALLQSTPERAIMVGDSKYDILAGQNAGTQTAGVAWTIRGNDYLQQFNPDFMLNEMTDLLDVLGER, from the coding sequence ATGAAACGCGACACCATACTATTTGATTTAGACGGAACATTGATCAACACGAATGAACTGATCATCGCTTCTTTTCTATTTACACTAGATAAACATTTTCCAGAGCAATACAACCGTGAGCATATCCTTCCGTTAATGGGGATGCCGCTTGTTGAAACGATGGAGCAGTTTGATAAGGAAAAAGTTCAAGATTTAGTCCAAACATACCGTGAACATAATATCTCTCATCATGATGAACTTGTAACAGAGTTTAAAGGAGTTTTTGAAACGGTAGAAGAATTGTATAAGAAGGGCTATAAACTGGGCATTGTAACGACTAAAATGAGAAATACCGTCGAGATGGGCTTGAGACTCGTTGGACTTGATAAATTTTTTCAAACGGTTGTTACGCTTGATGATGTTGAAAAAGCGAAGCCAGATCCAGAGCCGATTCAAAAAGCACTTGCGTTGCTCCAGTCGACTCCAGAACGTGCCATCATGGTCGGTGACAGCAAGTATGACATCTTAGCTGGGCAGAATGCAGGAACACAAACAGCTGGTGTGGCTTGGACCATTCGCGGAAATGATTATTTGCAGCAGTTTAATCCTGATTTTATGCTAAATGAGATGACGGATTTGCTGGATGTTTTAGGAGAGAGATAA
- a CDS encoding acyltransferase, with amino-acid sequence MRNTERYPVKGRNSLYQVYDTVPFWKVVKNFIAIQVARYTPFLPVKNWLYRTFLKMKVGEGTAFALMVMPDIMFPERIRVGKNCVIGYNTTILAHEYLIKEYRLGDVIVGDEVMIGANSTILPGVTIGDGAIVSAGTLVHKNVPEGSFVGGNPMQVIYTKEERSKREMENR; translated from the coding sequence TTGCGTAATACAGAGCGTTATCCGGTTAAAGGAAGGAACTCGCTGTACCAAGTGTATGATACGGTTCCTTTCTGGAAAGTTGTGAAAAATTTCATTGCTATTCAAGTCGCTCGTTATACGCCATTTTTGCCAGTTAAAAATTGGCTGTACCGTACTTTTTTAAAGATGAAAGTCGGTGAAGGAACGGCATTTGCACTCATGGTCATGCCGGATATCATGTTCCCTGAACGAATTAGGGTAGGGAAGAACTGTGTAATCGGCTACAACACAACCATTTTAGCTCACGAATATTTAATAAAAGAATACCGTCTTGGTGATGTGATTGTGGGTGATGAAGTGATGATCGGTGCGAATTCAACGATTCTCCCAGGAGTCACAATCGGTGATGGTGCGATCGTATCGGCCGGAACTCTCGTACACAAAAATGTCCCAGAAGGTTCTTTCGTTGGCGGCAATCCGATGCAGGTTATTTATACAAAAGAAGAGCGTTCAAAGAGGGAAATGGAAAACAGATAG
- a CDS encoding GNAT family N-acetyltransferase gives MQTERLTFRRYTNDDFPFFASLWADPHVVQFIGKGVTRSQEEAQKSFQEWLLPGYREGRGLYLILHKESNIPIGHAGVVQQTVDGKKEYEIGYWLATKYWGHGYASEAGAFFKNYAINELGITRLICLIQRNNKKSISVASKLGMALHKETTFNTIPVDVYAWTKSKK, from the coding sequence ATGCAAACAGAACGTCTTACTTTTAGGCGATACACAAATGATGATTTTCCGTTTTTCGCCTCGTTATGGGCTGATCCTCACGTCGTCCAATTTATCGGCAAAGGCGTAACCCGGTCGCAAGAAGAAGCACAAAAAAGTTTCCAAGAATGGCTGCTACCAGGTTATCGGGAGGGCAGAGGCTTATATCTGATCCTGCATAAGGAATCCAACATTCCGATCGGTCATGCAGGAGTGGTTCAACAAACGGTTGATGGCAAAAAAGAATACGAAATCGGCTATTGGCTCGCTACGAAATATTGGGGACACGGCTACGCATCAGAAGCTGGAGCATTTTTCAAAAATTACGCAATTAACGAACTTGGAATCACACGACTCATTTGCCTGATTCAGCGAAACAACAAAAAATCAATCTCAGTCGCTTCCAAACTAGGTATGGCCCTTCATAAAGAAACAACGTTCAATACGATACCAGTAGATGTATACGCGTGGACGAAAAGTAAGAAATGA
- the lgt gene encoding prolipoprotein diacylglyceryl transferase: protein MEETIQPLNRVALELGPITIYWYGLIIGFGAMLGLWLAVRESERRGLAKDTFVDVVMIAVPVAILCARLYYVAFEWYFYKDNPSKILAVWEGGIAIHGALIGSFLTGLIFSKKRGISFWKLVDIAAPSILLGQAIGRWGNFMNQEAHGGEVTRSFLESLMLPDFIINQMYIDGTYYHPTFLYESLWSFLGVIVLLYLRRVNLHRGELFLTYIIWYSIGRFFVEGLRTDSLIVWGTSLRIAQVVSLVWIAAAVIIWIYRRKAGLAKKRYLES from the coding sequence GTGGAAGAAACGATTCAGCCTTTAAATCGTGTTGCGCTCGAGCTAGGGCCGATCACGATTTATTGGTACGGACTTATTATTGGTTTTGGAGCTATGCTTGGTCTATGGCTCGCTGTAAGAGAATCAGAACGACGCGGGCTTGCGAAAGATACTTTTGTTGATGTTGTTATGATTGCCGTACCTGTTGCAATTTTATGTGCGAGACTTTATTATGTGGCGTTCGAATGGTACTTTTATAAAGATAATCCTAGTAAGATTCTGGCTGTTTGGGAAGGCGGAATCGCGATCCACGGTGCGCTCATCGGATCATTTTTAACGGGGCTTATCTTCTCTAAAAAAAGAGGCATTTCTTTTTGGAAACTTGTTGATATTGCGGCACCTAGCATCTTGCTCGGTCAGGCAATCGGGCGCTGGGGCAACTTTATGAATCAAGAAGCTCATGGCGGTGAGGTTACGAGAAGTTTTCTTGAGTCGCTCATGCTCCCGGACTTTATCATCAATCAAATGTACATTGATGGTACGTATTATCATCCAACGTTTCTTTATGAATCACTTTGGAGTTTCCTCGGAGTCATTGTTCTTCTTTATTTGCGAAGAGTAAATCTTCATCGAGGAGAGCTATTCTTAACGTACATCATCTGGTATTCGATCGGCCGTTTCTTTGTAGAAGGACTCCGAACGGACAGTTTGATCGTATGGGGAACTTCACTTCGCATTGCTCAAGTTGTAAGTTTAGTGTGGATTGCTGCGGCAGTCATCATTTGGATCTATAGAAGAAAAGCAGGCTTAGCTAAAAAACGCTATTTAGAAAGTTAA